A section of the Agarivorans litoreus genome encodes:
- a CDS encoding glycosyltransferase family 2 protein — translation MTVAVSIIIPAYNSAAFIDKAIESILAQSFDDYEIIVVDDGSKDDTVASLESYRSKIQLISQQNGGASKARNTGIQAATGEFVAFLDSDDLWRPQKLMDQVNAMRAQPDWVACYTETSYKADEETLKPQSEQAPVLVSKDLQQVFLHPYLVTSSFMVRREVLNKVGLFDESLKTAEDIDLYLRIAEQGLIGLLQKSLVWKADIEGSLGSLLSSYQDNLDVVDAFLARQGSNSASWGDLVGKVKAKIYLDWGKDLLWNEQCFAAFKALSQSLSLKFSRVTVWLMIKTLIKAALSPLRSSK, via the coding sequence ATGACAGTTGCAGTCAGCATTATCATTCCTGCCTATAACTCGGCGGCTTTTATCGACAAAGCCATCGAGTCTATCTTGGCGCAAAGCTTTGATGATTATGAGATCATTGTTGTAGATGACGGATCTAAAGATGATACCGTTGCGAGCTTGGAAAGTTATCGGTCAAAGATACAGTTAATCAGCCAGCAAAATGGTGGTGCGTCTAAGGCTAGGAATACCGGTATTCAAGCGGCAACTGGGGAGTTTGTTGCCTTTCTCGATTCTGATGACTTGTGGCGTCCGCAGAAATTGATGGATCAAGTTAACGCTATGCGTGCCCAGCCCGACTGGGTAGCCTGTTATACCGAGACATCCTACAAGGCCGATGAAGAAACCCTTAAGCCACAAAGTGAGCAGGCTCCGGTGTTAGTCTCTAAGGACTTACAGCAAGTCTTTTTACATCCTTATTTGGTGACATCTTCATTTATGGTGCGCCGAGAAGTGCTTAACAAGGTGGGGTTGTTTGATGAAAGCTTAAAAACCGCTGAGGATATAGACCTGTACCTGCGGATTGCTGAGCAAGGGCTAATTGGTTTATTGCAAAAAAGCTTAGTGTGGAAAGCCGATATAGAGGGCAGCTTAGGCAGTTTGTTATCGTCTTATCAAGACAATCTTGATGTTGTAGATGCGTTCTTAGCTCGGCAAGGTAGTAACAGCGCTAGTTGGGGAGATCTGGTTGGTAAAGTGAAGGCCAAGATTTACCTAGATTGGGGGAAAGACTTGTTATGGAATGAGCAATGCTTTGCTGCCTTTAAAGCATTATCACAGTCTTTAAGCCTGAAGTTTTCTCGTGTTACTGTTTGGCTAATGATAAAAACGCTTATTAAAGCAGCGCTGAGCCCGCTAAGAAGCTCGAAATAA
- a CDS encoding polysaccharide pyruvyl transferase family protein, producing the protein MQLFYYKDEVGNFGDDLNPWLWPKLLPEFFNEDSSELLVGIGTLLNHRLPNGKTLHIVGSGVGYGQLPAVTDKWKVHAVRGPYSAKALNLDPSTVVTDSALLLRNVMEPTHKENGDIGFMPHYLSCRSADWENVAEACGFRFISPEWSVDKVFAEMAQCRLMLTEAMHGAIVADALRLPWKAVILGDHVNQVKWQDWLSTVDMQYQPESVPNYFYSAGTSPVNAIKDEVKRQLQSAGFGKSWYKPKPRNSSAKVRSEVCSQLSAIANSAQGELSGEAIQNQLILRLNQSLDALQA; encoded by the coding sequence ATGCAATTATTTTACTACAAGGATGAAGTGGGCAATTTTGGTGATGACCTTAACCCATGGTTATGGCCCAAGTTGCTTCCTGAGTTTTTTAATGAGGATTCATCAGAGTTGCTGGTGGGCATTGGTACCTTGTTAAACCACCGGCTACCCAATGGCAAAACCTTACACATTGTTGGCTCCGGTGTGGGCTATGGTCAACTGCCAGCGGTTACCGATAAATGGAAGGTTCACGCTGTTCGTGGGCCTTACAGTGCTAAAGCCTTAAATCTTGACCCTAGTACCGTTGTGACAGACTCAGCCTTATTACTGCGTAATGTGATGGAACCGACTCATAAAGAAAACGGTGATATTGGCTTTATGCCGCATTACTTGAGTTGTCGTAGTGCCGACTGGGAGAATGTTGCCGAAGCTTGTGGCTTTAGGTTTATTTCTCCTGAGTGGTCAGTAGACAAAGTGTTTGCAGAGATGGCGCAATGCCGATTGATGCTAACAGAAGCGATGCACGGAGCTATTGTTGCTGATGCGCTACGCCTTCCTTGGAAGGCGGTTATTTTAGGTGACCATGTCAATCAGGTTAAATGGCAGGATTGGCTATCAACAGTGGATATGCAGTATCAACCTGAAAGTGTGCCTAACTACTTTTATAGCGCAGGTACAAGCCCGGTTAATGCCATTAAAGATGAAGTGAAGCGGCAACTGCAAAGCGCTGGCTTTGGCAAAAGTTGGTATAAACCCAAGCCGCGCAACTCGAGCGCTAAGGTTCGTTCAGAAGTTTGTTCTCAACTGAGTGCAATTGCTAATAGCGCCCAAGGGGAGTTAAGTGGTGAGGCTATCCAGAACCAGTTGATTCTTAGACTTAATCAAAGCTTAGACGCTTTACAGGCGTAG
- a CDS encoding O-antigen ligase family protein → MEDKTIQARRQNPLAADVTPLGRRPLPIKEKTAPLAFFFLCLYSIAVLIRPHEFSLSTANFIIIKVFAILSFGLTLITLRPIKLQPQHYLLLGLVPLIMMSAFLNGWGTGGIFQAQRLFVSSIIPFFLYSALIATPGRQRLLMYICIAAALVMVYNGHIQQASFNGKYGIGIGDSITVGREEMRITYLGFFSDPNDLGMFLVMNMPFVAYFFGRGGAVVKIAMLAILVAFGYGVYMTGSRGTLLGSVAVIGLYFLISNAGARLILFACLSAPIAATLLASFGGLSSTESSAAGRLDAWYDGIQMLIHNPVFGVGMGNFMDHHGKVAHNSYVHVAAELGVPGYSLWGGALILNMLVGYAILKRFNRYPNEDDTKDLEVSEEKSEQYKEEANLNKALFYSMIGFMVTAFFLSRQFTLLMFIFMGMQTASHLRLMKLRPDLEEMFSAKMVWRCMGYSWAVIVAVYMTLKVGL, encoded by the coding sequence ATGGAGGATAAGACTATTCAAGCTCGTCGACAAAACCCTTTAGCGGCAGATGTAACACCGCTAGGTAGAAGGCCTTTACCTATTAAGGAAAAAACAGCACCTTTGGCCTTCTTTTTCCTTTGCCTATACAGCATTGCGGTGCTGATTCGGCCGCATGAATTTTCGCTATCAACTGCTAATTTCATCATCATCAAGGTGTTTGCCATTCTTTCCTTTGGGCTTACTTTGATTACCTTAAGACCAATAAAGTTGCAGCCTCAACACTATTTATTATTGGGCTTAGTGCCATTGATTATGATGTCGGCATTTTTAAATGGTTGGGGCACTGGGGGGATTTTTCAGGCGCAACGGCTATTTGTAAGCTCCATTATTCCTTTTTTCCTTTACAGTGCGTTAATCGCTACCCCGGGTAGGCAGCGCTTACTCATGTATATATGCATCGCGGCAGCCTTGGTGATGGTATACAACGGGCATATTCAACAAGCCTCATTTAACGGAAAGTATGGCATTGGTATTGGCGACAGTATTACTGTTGGCCGTGAAGAGATGCGCATCACTTACCTTGGATTTTTTAGTGATCCTAACGATTTAGGTATGTTTTTAGTAATGAATATGCCTTTTGTCGCTTACTTTTTTGGTCGAGGTGGTGCTGTTGTAAAAATAGCAATGCTGGCTATTTTAGTGGCGTTTGGTTACGGCGTATATATGACTGGGTCTCGGGGCACATTGCTAGGCTCTGTTGCAGTGATAGGTTTGTATTTTCTCATTAGTAATGCTGGTGCGCGGCTTATTTTATTTGCATGTTTAAGCGCGCCAATTGCTGCTACTTTATTGGCATCGTTTGGTGGCTTGTCTTCGACTGAGTCCTCTGCTGCTGGGCGCTTAGACGCTTGGTATGATGGCATTCAAATGCTTATCCATAACCCCGTTTTTGGGGTAGGTATGGGTAACTTTATGGATCATCACGGCAAAGTGGCACATAACTCTTATGTGCATGTGGCTGCGGAATTAGGTGTGCCCGGCTATAGCCTGTGGGGCGGAGCGCTAATTCTTAATATGCTGGTGGGCTACGCTATCTTGAAGCGATTCAATCGTTATCCCAACGAAGATGATACGAAAGACTTAGAAGTGAGTGAAGAGAAATCAGAACAGTACAAAGAAGAAGCTAACCTGAATAAAGCGTTATTTTATTCGATGATTGGTTTTATGGTGACAGCCTTTTTCTTAAGTCGTCAGTTCACTCTGCTGATGTTTATTTTTATGGGGATGCAAACCGCTAGTCATTTACGCTTGATGAAGTTGCGCCCAGATTTGGAAGAAATGTTTTCAGCCAAAATGGTTTGGCGATGTATGGGTTATAGCTGGGCGGTAATCGTTGCTGTTTACATGACCTTAAAGGTTGGTTTATAG
- a CDS encoding GNAT family N-acetyltransferase: protein MRDADTLQWREIRSLDQLLAIQEQWQALSQLCQADMFNCPSWLVHWTHQFWDKHCELYCMAGFANEKLVVLAPFYTRRSAKLLGITQLFLLGQGEPEHAEVASEYPDVLLNQDYQAEASKVLLVWLSKISFDVFVARAVIEQSFLHQLFNSVPNIQFAEARRYSLEVKPWSIKQLSRNARSQWRRADKALAEKGAEFRWLTSSEIEQYWPSLVAFHQARWQNKGKLGAFSDQRFSQFHRRFRQQHPDSVAMSGVFIEQQPLALNFYLLEQQQLHFYQSGWDEKQFSHCSPGFALHVWSILNSKAVLYDFMMGAAAQSYKAKFSCDETNLVNLSLINSPWRIRLFKLVDKTL, encoded by the coding sequence ATGAGAGATGCCGATACTTTACAGTGGCGTGAAATTCGCTCACTAGACCAACTTCTTGCTATACAAGAGCAGTGGCAGGCACTTAGCCAGCTGTGCCAAGCAGACATGTTTAACTGTCCTAGTTGGCTAGTACATTGGACTCATCAGTTTTGGGACAAGCACTGTGAGCTTTATTGCATGGCTGGGTTTGCTAATGAAAAGCTGGTGGTGTTAGCGCCTTTTTACACTCGGCGCAGCGCTAAGTTGTTGGGGATAACTCAGCTGTTTTTACTTGGTCAGGGAGAACCTGAGCACGCGGAGGTAGCATCTGAATATCCTGATGTACTGCTAAATCAAGACTATCAGGCAGAGGCCTCAAAGGTTCTGTTAGTGTGGCTGTCTAAGATTAGCTTTGATGTATTTGTTGCTCGCGCGGTAATAGAGCAAAGCTTTTTGCATCAGCTGTTTAACAGTGTGCCTAACATTCAGTTTGCCGAAGCTCGTCGTTATTCTTTAGAAGTAAAACCGTGGTCTATAAAGCAGCTTAGCCGCAATGCGCGCTCGCAGTGGCGCAGAGCCGATAAAGCTTTAGCTGAGAAAGGTGCAGAGTTTAGATGGTTAACAAGCTCTGAAATTGAACAGTATTGGCCAAGCTTGGTGGCGTTTCATCAGGCGAGGTGGCAAAACAAAGGCAAGCTTGGTGCATTTTCCGATCAGCGTTTTAGCCAGTTTCATCGGCGGTTTCGCCAGCAGCATCCAGATTCAGTGGCTATGAGTGGTGTGTTTATTGAGCAGCAGCCTTTAGCATTAAACTTCTATTTGCTAGAACAGCAGCAGCTGCATTTTTATCAATCTGGCTGGGATGAAAAACAGTTTTCGCACTGTTCACCCGGATTCGCACTTCATGTATGGAGTATTTTAAACAGCAAAGCCGTGCTTTATGACTTTATGATGGGCGCCGCTGCACAAAGCTATAAAGCAAAGTTTTCATGTGATGAAACTAACTTGGTTAATCTGTCGCTGATTAATTCCCCATGGAGGATAAGACTATTCAAGCTCGTCGACAAAACCCTTTAG
- a CDS encoding SDR family oxidoreductase, translating into MQRFQLVCEQLKAEPKVWAITGVAGFIGSNLLEALLKLNQKVVGLDNFATGHQHNLDEVQGLVSEQQWQQFRFVEGDIRDQATCQEFLSGADFVLHQAALGSVPRSINDPITTNEVNISGYLNMLQAAKEQQVSAFVYAASSSTYGDHPDLPKVEDKIGNPLSPYAVTKYVNELYSSVFQRTYNFPSIGLRYFNVFGPRQDPNGAYAAVIPKWTAALIDEEQVFINGDGETSRDFCFIDNVVQMNILAATAGLETSEVFNVALNDQTSLTQLYDLLCDNLSKHGVVRSAKPKYRDFRAGDVRHSRADISKAEQLLGYAPAFTIGQGLAIAMPWYIEQSKTN; encoded by the coding sequence GTGCAGCGTTTTCAACTAGTGTGTGAGCAACTTAAGGCCGAACCTAAAGTTTGGGCAATTACCGGTGTGGCTGGTTTCATTGGCTCTAACTTATTAGAAGCCTTACTGAAATTAAACCAAAAGGTAGTTGGTTTAGATAACTTTGCTACCGGACATCAGCATAACTTAGACGAAGTGCAAGGCCTAGTAAGCGAGCAGCAGTGGCAGCAGTTTCGTTTTGTTGAAGGCGACATTCGAGATCAAGCGACTTGTCAGGAGTTTCTATCTGGTGCTGATTTTGTGTTACACCAAGCTGCTCTTGGCTCGGTACCTCGCTCGATAAATGACCCCATTACCACCAATGAAGTAAACATTTCTGGTTACTTGAATATGTTGCAGGCTGCTAAAGAGCAACAGGTATCAGCCTTTGTTTATGCCGCGTCTAGTTCAACCTATGGCGATCACCCAGATCTACCTAAGGTGGAAGATAAAATAGGCAATCCGTTATCGCCTTATGCCGTTACCAAGTATGTTAACGAGCTCTATAGTTCGGTATTTCAACGTACTTACAATTTCCCATCTATTGGTTTGCGTTACTTTAACGTGTTTGGTCCTCGCCAAGATCCAAATGGCGCTTATGCGGCGGTTATTCCTAAGTGGACAGCGGCACTGATTGACGAAGAGCAGGTATTCATTAATGGCGATGGCGAAACCAGCCGAGATTTTTGCTTCATTGACAATGTCGTGCAAATGAATATTTTGGCTGCAACAGCTGGCTTAGAAACCAGTGAAGTATTCAATGTAGCCCTTAATGACCAAACCAGCTTAACCCAGCTCTATGATTTACTGTGCGATAACCTATCTAAGCATGGTGTTGTGCGCTCTGCCAAGCCGAAGTACCGCGATTTTCGAGCTGGTGATGTACGTCATTCGCGTGCTGACATTAGTAAGGCCGAGCAATTGTTGGGTTATGCGCCAGCGTTTACTATTGGTCAGGGCTTAGCTATAGCCATGCCTTGGTACATTGAGCAATCTAAAACGAACTAG
- the tviB gene encoding Vi polysaccharide biosynthesis UDP-N-acetylglucosamine C-6 dehydrogenase TviB: MDVSIAVIGLGYVGLPLAVEFAKKRSVVGFDINQGRVTELQQGQDLTQEVSNQELQDVASNMSYSCNIEDLAKCNVFIVTVPTPITEHKQPDLTPLIRASETVAKVLKPNDIVIYESTVYPGATEEQCVPVLEKNSGLKFNSDFYVGYSPERINPGDKTHRVSTIKKITSGSTPEIATIVDDLYAEIVVVGTHKASSIKVAEAAKVIENTQRDVNIALINELALIFNRLDIDTEAVLEAAGTKWNFLPFRPGLVGGHCIGVDPYYLTHKAESIGYRPEVILAGRRINDNMGRYVVSQCIKSMVKRNISVVESKILILGLTFKENCPDIRNTKVIDIVHEFADYGVQVDTYDPWADKEECHEEYGIDLVESPQAGNYDAIILAVAHQQFKDMSVEQIRAFGKKDHVLYDLKYLLPVGASDLRL; this comes from the coding sequence ATGGACGTAAGTATTGCCGTAATTGGTTTAGGTTATGTTGGCCTGCCGTTGGCTGTAGAGTTTGCTAAAAAACGCAGTGTGGTTGGTTTTGATATTAATCAAGGGCGTGTTACCGAGCTGCAACAAGGTCAAGATCTTACTCAAGAGGTTAGCAACCAAGAGCTACAAGACGTTGCTAGTAATATGTCTTACAGCTGTAACATTGAAGACTTAGCAAAATGTAATGTGTTTATTGTTACTGTTCCCACTCCAATTACTGAACATAAACAGCCCGATCTTACTCCTTTGATTCGCGCCAGCGAAACAGTAGCTAAAGTACTTAAACCCAATGACATTGTTATTTACGAATCAACGGTTTATCCCGGAGCTACAGAAGAACAGTGTGTGCCTGTTTTAGAGAAAAACTCAGGCCTTAAATTTAATAGTGATTTTTATGTGGGTTACAGTCCAGAACGTATTAACCCTGGTGACAAAACTCACCGTGTTTCTACAATTAAAAAAATCACCTCTGGCTCAACCCCTGAAATCGCCACTATCGTCGATGATCTTTATGCTGAGATAGTGGTAGTAGGTACCCACAAAGCTAGCAGCATAAAAGTGGCTGAAGCGGCTAAAGTTATTGAGAATACTCAGCGTGATGTAAATATCGCACTTATCAACGAATTAGCGCTTATCTTTAATCGCTTAGATATTGATACTGAAGCGGTACTAGAAGCTGCCGGTACCAAATGGAACTTTTTACCATTCCGCCCTGGCTTGGTTGGCGGGCACTGTATAGGTGTAGATCCTTACTACTTAACGCATAAAGCTGAGTCTATTGGTTACCGCCCTGAAGTGATTCTTGCTGGTCGAAGAATTAACGACAATATGGGGCGTTATGTTGTATCACAGTGCATTAAGTCAATGGTGAAACGTAATATCTCGGTAGTAGAAAGTAAGATTCTGATTTTAGGGCTAACTTTTAAAGAGAACTGCCCTGATATCCGAAATACCAAAGTTATCGATATTGTTCACGAGTTTGCTGATTACGGTGTTCAAGTTGACACCTACGACCCATGGGCAGATAAAGAAGAGTGTCATGAAGAGTACGGCATTGATTTGGTTGAAAGCCCACAAGCAGGCAATTATGACGCAATTATTTTAGCTGTTGCTCACCAGCAGTTTAAAGATATGTCGGTTGAGCAAATACGCGCCTTTGGTAAAAAAGACCACGTACTTTACGACCTTAAATATCTATTGCCAGTTGGCGCTAGCGATCTGCGTTTGTAA